The following coding sequences lie in one Vespula pensylvanica isolate Volc-1 chromosome 7, ASM1446617v1, whole genome shotgun sequence genomic window:
- the LOC122630314 gene encoding uncharacterized protein LOC122630314 isoform X1, giving the protein MSTKNHNLKVCCFCGLTEDNELEFGKFHEYRGIVTHYYCLLLSSNMEQKGNDNQGILGFLVEDIRKELRRGKRLVCSYCKKNGATLGCCNTKCKRIFHYPCGLRAGTLHQFFGEFRSYCIKHRPKQKFDEHKRNVVKENTDTLCYICYDNVNPKNFIGTLWAPCCKKDAWFHRKCVQQLAMNAGYFFKCPLCNNKKEFQKAMLQHGIFIPSQDASWELEPNAFQELLYRHDRCDAMTCLCPKGRNYTSMNAKWELALCRTCGSQGIHMACGQLKWANPVWTCDECISILDKVKQSAKNVPETVNITYRDIDTDTSDSEISVGGTQDKDNLSILSYSHACPAPKSFKLTSNEISTNTACENNCSSSSQNVSATSSVNFQGRSTNVVALSLSEDKNISQIDQEENLLQTDQEKSVLQKDQKSGILQTDQEKNVLQKDQKNIILQTDQEKSVLQTDEKKNVLKTDQEKSILEIVREKNVLQKNQGKSALESSQEKNILQTTKDKNFQSMQVSISSSKIDLILIDSDEDDIEIISTSKRLNIENLTSYDSKTKINNLDQSKSISFIQSEMAGKRNNEIKEERKFSGNENHRNFDNSSVMNIKITNVTSVSPEVFENVPDLKSSGNRKLNSSPSMNFSNTEDFQTKNTRLSSSKCHCNEVGINSKRKHETNICVIGTHTNGIKTVVIDKSKKVKVNDLEENMKASCSAISYNEAKLQNKNPINVELSQKSMEDRSTYMNQQIFESSNYRKNKISHKSNTTNIFPSKLQLTNHNITESQINNTSSLISDQSTSADVIVTHVRNSNTYQSLNTEQNFTNRKMSSQNSDGLGIKDEIRSILRQCDGNAGTSFANESTDDHARTKDDRIHPKGASVKRKWTKLLQPSDFRGNGCDEHIPSNACSVFSEIASNPNACDRPRLIPESVQLQDLKFKVRDSNNVQMILYDTFSVNIKTDTATKNHVKDSSTSIGVSNMRNALLEMNDESTVATCSRTSNPYNPHLISDKDKHTSDTIVSKNVINQRDNVKENFNPIMQTFFANISNNFSIVNAFDDKCQSMTR; this is encoded by the exons ATGTCTACAAAGAatcataatttaaaagtttGTTGTTTCTGTGGTCTTACAGAAGACAATGAATTAGAATTTGGTAAATTTCATGAATATCGTGGTATTGTTacacattattattgtttg TTATTATCTTCTAATATGGAACAGAAAGGTAACGATAATCAAGGTATTTTAGGATTTTTAGTAGAAGATATACGAAAAGAATTGCGTAGAGGAAAAAGATTG gtATGTTCTTACTGCAAAAAAAATGGTGCCACATTAGGATGTTGCAATACTAAGTGTAAACGGATATTTCATTATCCTTGTGGCTTAAGAGCTGGAACTCTTCATCAATTTTTTGGTGAATTTAG gtcatattgtataaaacataggccaaaacaaaaatttgacGAACACAAAAGAAATGTAGTTAAGGAGAATACAGATACattatgttatatttgttATGATAATGTTAATCCTAAAAATTTTATCGGGACATTATGGGCACCTTGCTGTAAAAAGGATGCTTGGTTTCATAGAAAGTGTGTTCag cAATTAGCTATGAATGCTGGTTATTTCTTTAAGTGTCCactatgtaataataaaaaagaattccaaAAAGCAATGTTACAACATGGTATTTTCATCCCAAGTCA GGATGCATCTTGGGAACTTGAACCAAATGCATTTCAAGAACTTTTATATAGACATGACCGCTGTGATGCTATGACATGTTTATGTCCAAAAGGCAGAAATTATACAAGCATGAATGC AAAATGGGAATTAGCTTTATGTCGGACATGTGGTTCCCAAGGGATTCACATGGCATGTGGACAATTAAAATGGGCCAATCCTGTGTGGACCTGTGATGAGTGTATATCCATATTAG ATAAAGTAAAGCAGTCTGCAAAGAATGTACCAGAAACAGTAAA TATTACCTATCGTGACATAGATACAGATACCAGTGATTCAGAAATTTCTGTGGGTGGTACACAAGATAAAGATAATCTTTCTATATTGTCATATTCACATGCATGTCCTGCACCTAAATCTTTTAAGCTAAcatcaaatgaaatttcaacaaa taCTGCATGTGAAAATAACTGTAGCAGTTCTAGTCAAAACGTCTCTGCAACATCATCAGTAAATTTTCAAGGGAGAAGTACTAATGTTGTTGCTTTGTCATTAtctgaagataaaaatatatcacaaaTAGATCAAGAAGAAAATCTATTACAAACAGATCAAGAAAAAAGTGTATTacaaaaagatcaaaaaagcGGTATATTGCAAACAGATcaggaaaaaaatgtattacaaaaagatcaaaaaaacattatattgCAAACAGATCAAGAAAAAAGTGTGTTACAaaccgatgaaaaaaaaaatgtattaaaaacagatcaagaaaaaagtatattagaaatagttcgagaaaaaaatgtgttaCAAAAAAATCAGGGGAAAAGTGCATTAGAATCaagtcaagaaaaaaatatattacaaacaaCTAAAGATAAAAACTTTCAAAGTATGCAAGTATCGATTTCAAGTAGCAAGATTGATTTGATCTTGATCGATAGTGATGAAGATGACATTGAA ATCATTAGTACTTCAAAAAGATTAAACATTGAAAATCTTACTAGCTATGATtcaaaaactaaaataaataatttggatCAATCCAAaagtatttcatttattcaatCAGAGATGGctggaaagagaaataatgaaattaaagaggaaagaaaattttcag GAAATGAAAACCATAGGAATTTTGATAATTCATCTGTTATGAATATCAAGATTACTAATGTAACATCTGTATCGCCTGAAGTTTTTGAAAATGTACCTGATCTGAAAAGTTCAGGTAATCGTAAATTAAATTCTAGTCCTTCAATGAACTTTAGTAATACCGAAGATTTTCAAACTAAAAATACAAGACTATCATCTTCGAAATGTCACTGTAATGAAGTTGGAATAAACTCAAAAAGAAAGCACGAAacaaatatatgtgtaattgGAACTCATACGAATGGAATAAAGACTGTGGTGATagataaatctaaaaaagtgaaagtaaatgatttagaagaaaatatgaaagctTCATGTAGCGCTATTTCCTATAATGAAGCTAAActgcaaaataaaaatccgATTAATGTAGAATTGTCGCAAAAAAGTATGGAAGATAGAAGTACCTACATGAATCAACAAATTTTTGAGTCAAGTAattatagaaagaataaaatttctcataAAAGCAAtactacaaatatatttccttCAAAGCTGCAATTAACAAATCATAACATAACAGAAAGCCAAATTAACAATACTTCATCATTGATTTCTGATCAATCTACTAGTGCAGATGTAATTGTTACTCATGTTCGGAATAGTAATACATACCAATCATTGAACACAGAACAAAATTTTACTAACAGAAAAATGTCATCTCAAAATTCTGATGGTTTGGGAATTAAAGATGAAATACGATCCATTTTGAGACAG TGCGACGGGAATGCAGGCACCAGTTTTGCTAATGAATCAACAGACGACCATGCCAGAACAAAAGATGATCGGATTCATCCAAAAGGAGCAtcagttaaaagaaaatggacAAAATTATTACAGCCTTCAGACTTCAGAGGAAATGGCTGTGATGAACA TATCCCATCAAATGCGTGCAGTGTGTTCTCCGAAATTGCAAGTAACCCTAACGCCTGTGATAGACCTAGACTGATACCAGAATCAGTACAATTACAAGATCTTAAATTTAAAGTTCGTGATTCGAATAATGTAcag atGATCTTATATGACACGTTttctgtaaatattaaaacggaTACTGCCACGAAGAATCATGTAAAAGATTCTTCGACGTCCATAGGAGTATCAAACATGAGAAATGCATTATTGGAAATGAACGACGAATCAACAGTTGCTACTTGCAGCCGCACTTCAAATCCGTATAATCCTCATTTAATTAGTGATAAAGATAAGCATACTTCCGATACAATTGTAAGTAAAAACGTTATTAACCAACGTgataatgtaaaagaaaattttaatccaATTATGCAAACATTTTTTGccaatatatcaaataatttcagTATAGTAAACGCATTCGACGATAAATGTCAATCGATGACAAGATAA
- the LOC122630314 gene encoding uncharacterized protein LOC122630314 isoform X2 translates to MSTKNHNLKVCCFCGLTEDNELEFGKFHEYRGIVTHYYCLLLSSNMEQKGNDNQGILGFLVEDIRKELRRGKRLVCSYCKKNGATLGCCNTKCKRIFHYPCGLRAGTLHQFFGEFRSYCIKHRPKQKFDEHKRNVVKENTDTLCYICYDNVNPKNFIGTLWAPCCKKDAWFHRKCVQQLAMNAGYFFKCPLCNNKKEFQKAMLQHGIFIPSQDASWELEPNAFQELLYRHDRCDAMTCLCPKGRNYTSMNAKWELALCRTCGSQGIHMACGQLKWANPVWTCDECISILDKVKQSAKNVPETVNITYRDIDTDTSDSEISVGGTQDKDNLSILSYSHACPAPKSFKLTSNEISTNTACENNCSSSSQNVSATSSVNFQGRSTNVVALSLSEDKNISQIDQEENLLQTDQEKSVLQKDQKSGILQTDQEKNVLQKDQKNIILQTDQEKSVLQTDEKKNVLKTDQEKSILEIVREKNVLQKNQGKSALESSQEKNILQTTKDKNFQSMQVSISSSKIDLILIDSDEDDIEIISTSKRLNIENLTSYDSKTKINNLDQSKSISFIQSEMAGKRNNEIKEERKFSGNENHRNFDNSSVMNIKITNVTSVSPEVFENVPDLKSSGNRKLNSSPSMNFSNTEDFQTKNTRLSSSKCHCNEVGINSKRKHETNICVIGTHTNGIKTVVIDKSKKVKVNDLEENMKASCSAISYNEAKLQNKNPINVELSQKSMEDRSTYMNQQIFESKSQINNTSSLISDQSTSADVIVTHVRNSNTYQSLNTEQNFTNRKMSSQNSDGLGIKDEIRSILRQCDGNAGTSFANESTDDHARTKDDRIHPKGASVKRKWTKLLQPSDFRGNGCDEHIPSNACSVFSEIASNPNACDRPRLIPESVQLQDLKFKVRDSNNVQMILYDTFSVNIKTDTATKNHVKDSSTSIGVSNMRNALLEMNDESTVATCSRTSNPYNPHLISDKDKHTSDTIVSKNVINQRDNVKENFNPIMQTFFANISNNFSIVNAFDDKCQSMTR, encoded by the exons ATGTCTACAAAGAatcataatttaaaagtttGTTGTTTCTGTGGTCTTACAGAAGACAATGAATTAGAATTTGGTAAATTTCATGAATATCGTGGTATTGTTacacattattattgtttg TTATTATCTTCTAATATGGAACAGAAAGGTAACGATAATCAAGGTATTTTAGGATTTTTAGTAGAAGATATACGAAAAGAATTGCGTAGAGGAAAAAGATTG gtATGTTCTTACTGCAAAAAAAATGGTGCCACATTAGGATGTTGCAATACTAAGTGTAAACGGATATTTCATTATCCTTGTGGCTTAAGAGCTGGAACTCTTCATCAATTTTTTGGTGAATTTAG gtcatattgtataaaacataggccaaaacaaaaatttgacGAACACAAAAGAAATGTAGTTAAGGAGAATACAGATACattatgttatatttgttATGATAATGTTAATCCTAAAAATTTTATCGGGACATTATGGGCACCTTGCTGTAAAAAGGATGCTTGGTTTCATAGAAAGTGTGTTCag cAATTAGCTATGAATGCTGGTTATTTCTTTAAGTGTCCactatgtaataataaaaaagaattccaaAAAGCAATGTTACAACATGGTATTTTCATCCCAAGTCA GGATGCATCTTGGGAACTTGAACCAAATGCATTTCAAGAACTTTTATATAGACATGACCGCTGTGATGCTATGACATGTTTATGTCCAAAAGGCAGAAATTATACAAGCATGAATGC AAAATGGGAATTAGCTTTATGTCGGACATGTGGTTCCCAAGGGATTCACATGGCATGTGGACAATTAAAATGGGCCAATCCTGTGTGGACCTGTGATGAGTGTATATCCATATTAG ATAAAGTAAAGCAGTCTGCAAAGAATGTACCAGAAACAGTAAA TATTACCTATCGTGACATAGATACAGATACCAGTGATTCAGAAATTTCTGTGGGTGGTACACAAGATAAAGATAATCTTTCTATATTGTCATATTCACATGCATGTCCTGCACCTAAATCTTTTAAGCTAAcatcaaatgaaatttcaacaaa taCTGCATGTGAAAATAACTGTAGCAGTTCTAGTCAAAACGTCTCTGCAACATCATCAGTAAATTTTCAAGGGAGAAGTACTAATGTTGTTGCTTTGTCATTAtctgaagataaaaatatatcacaaaTAGATCAAGAAGAAAATCTATTACAAACAGATCAAGAAAAAAGTGTATTacaaaaagatcaaaaaagcGGTATATTGCAAACAGATcaggaaaaaaatgtattacaaaaagatcaaaaaaacattatattgCAAACAGATCAAGAAAAAAGTGTGTTACAaaccgatgaaaaaaaaaatgtattaaaaacagatcaagaaaaaagtatattagaaatagttcgagaaaaaaatgtgttaCAAAAAAATCAGGGGAAAAGTGCATTAGAATCaagtcaagaaaaaaatatattacaaacaaCTAAAGATAAAAACTTTCAAAGTATGCAAGTATCGATTTCAAGTAGCAAGATTGATTTGATCTTGATCGATAGTGATGAAGATGACATTGAA ATCATTAGTACTTCAAAAAGATTAAACATTGAAAATCTTACTAGCTATGATtcaaaaactaaaataaataatttggatCAATCCAAaagtatttcatttattcaatCAGAGATGGctggaaagagaaataatgaaattaaagaggaaagaaaattttcag GAAATGAAAACCATAGGAATTTTGATAATTCATCTGTTATGAATATCAAGATTACTAATGTAACATCTGTATCGCCTGAAGTTTTTGAAAATGTACCTGATCTGAAAAGTTCAGGTAATCGTAAATTAAATTCTAGTCCTTCAATGAACTTTAGTAATACCGAAGATTTTCAAACTAAAAATACAAGACTATCATCTTCGAAATGTCACTGTAATGAAGTTGGAATAAACTCAAAAAGAAAGCACGAAacaaatatatgtgtaattgGAACTCATACGAATGGAATAAAGACTGTGGTGATagataaatctaaaaaagtgaaagtaaatgatttagaagaaaatatgaaagctTCATGTAGCGCTATTTCCTATAATGAAGCTAAActgcaaaataaaaatccgATTAATGTAGAATTGTCGCAAAAAAGTATGGAAGATAGAAGTACCTACATGAATCAACAAATTTTTGAGTCAA AAAGCCAAATTAACAATACTTCATCATTGATTTCTGATCAATCTACTAGTGCAGATGTAATTGTTACTCATGTTCGGAATAGTAATACATACCAATCATTGAACACAGAACAAAATTTTACTAACAGAAAAATGTCATCTCAAAATTCTGATGGTTTGGGAATTAAAGATGAAATACGATCCATTTTGAGACAG TGCGACGGGAATGCAGGCACCAGTTTTGCTAATGAATCAACAGACGACCATGCCAGAACAAAAGATGATCGGATTCATCCAAAAGGAGCAtcagttaaaagaaaatggacAAAATTATTACAGCCTTCAGACTTCAGAGGAAATGGCTGTGATGAACA TATCCCATCAAATGCGTGCAGTGTGTTCTCCGAAATTGCAAGTAACCCTAACGCCTGTGATAGACCTAGACTGATACCAGAATCAGTACAATTACAAGATCTTAAATTTAAAGTTCGTGATTCGAATAATGTAcag atGATCTTATATGACACGTTttctgtaaatattaaaacggaTACTGCCACGAAGAATCATGTAAAAGATTCTTCGACGTCCATAGGAGTATCAAACATGAGAAATGCATTATTGGAAATGAACGACGAATCAACAGTTGCTACTTGCAGCCGCACTTCAAATCCGTATAATCCTCATTTAATTAGTGATAAAGATAAGCATACTTCCGATACAATTGTAAGTAAAAACGTTATTAACCAACGTgataatgtaaaagaaaattttaatccaATTATGCAAACATTTTTTGccaatatatcaaataatttcagTATAGTAAACGCATTCGACGATAAATGTCAATCGATGACAAGATAA
- the LOC122630314 gene encoding uncharacterized protein LOC122630314 isoform X3 yields the protein MSTKNHNLKVCCFCGLTEDNELEFGKFHEYRGIVTHYYCLLLSSNMEQKGNDNQGILGFLVEDIRKELRRGKRLVCSYCKKNGATLGCCNTKCKRIFHYPCGLRAGTLHQFFGEFRSYCIKHRPKQKFDEHKRNVVKENTDTLCYICYDNVNPKNFIGTLWAPCCKKDAWFHRKCVQQLAMNAGYFFKCPLCNNKKEFQKAMLQHGIFIPSQDASWELEPNAFQELLYRHDRCDAMTCLCPKGRNYTSMNAKWELALCRTCGSQGIHMACGQLKWANPVWTCDECISILDKVKQSAKNVPETVNITYRDIDTDTSDSEISVGGTQDKDNLSILSYSHACPAPKSFKLTSNEISTNTACENNCSSSSQNVSATSSVNFQGRSTNVVALSLSEDKNISQIDQEENLLQTDQEKSVLQKDQKSGILQTDQEKNVLQKDQKNIILQTDQEKSVLQTDEKKNVLKTDQEKSILEIVREKNVLQKNQGKSALESSQEKNILQTTKDKNFQSMQVSISSSKIDLILIDSDEDDIEIISTSKRLNIENLTSYDSKTKINNLDQSKSISFIQSEMAGKRNNEIKEERKFSGNENHRNFDNSSVMNIKITNVTSVSPEVFENVPDLKSSGNRKLNSSPSMNFSNTEDFQTKNTRLSSSKCHCNEVGINSKRKHETNICVIGTHTNGIKTVVIDKSKKVKVNDLEENMKASCSAISYNEAKLQNKNPINVELSQKSMEDRSTYMNQQIFESSNYRKNKISHKSNTTNIFPSKLQLTNHNITESQINNTSSLISDQSTSADVIVTHVRNSNTYQSLNTEQNFTNRKMSSQNSDGLGIKDEIRSILRQCDGNAGTSFANESTDDHARTKDDRIHPKGASVKRKWTKLLQPSDFRGNGCDEHIPSNACSVFSEIASNPNACDRPRLIPESVQLQDLKFKVRDSNNVQMILYDTFSVNIKTDTATKNHVKDSSTSIGVSNMRNALLEMNDESTVATCSRTSNPYNPHLISDKDKHTSDTIYSKRIRR from the exons ATGTCTACAAAGAatcataatttaaaagtttGTTGTTTCTGTGGTCTTACAGAAGACAATGAATTAGAATTTGGTAAATTTCATGAATATCGTGGTATTGTTacacattattattgtttg TTATTATCTTCTAATATGGAACAGAAAGGTAACGATAATCAAGGTATTTTAGGATTTTTAGTAGAAGATATACGAAAAGAATTGCGTAGAGGAAAAAGATTG gtATGTTCTTACTGCAAAAAAAATGGTGCCACATTAGGATGTTGCAATACTAAGTGTAAACGGATATTTCATTATCCTTGTGGCTTAAGAGCTGGAACTCTTCATCAATTTTTTGGTGAATTTAG gtcatattgtataaaacataggccaaaacaaaaatttgacGAACACAAAAGAAATGTAGTTAAGGAGAATACAGATACattatgttatatttgttATGATAATGTTAATCCTAAAAATTTTATCGGGACATTATGGGCACCTTGCTGTAAAAAGGATGCTTGGTTTCATAGAAAGTGTGTTCag cAATTAGCTATGAATGCTGGTTATTTCTTTAAGTGTCCactatgtaataataaaaaagaattccaaAAAGCAATGTTACAACATGGTATTTTCATCCCAAGTCA GGATGCATCTTGGGAACTTGAACCAAATGCATTTCAAGAACTTTTATATAGACATGACCGCTGTGATGCTATGACATGTTTATGTCCAAAAGGCAGAAATTATACAAGCATGAATGC AAAATGGGAATTAGCTTTATGTCGGACATGTGGTTCCCAAGGGATTCACATGGCATGTGGACAATTAAAATGGGCCAATCCTGTGTGGACCTGTGATGAGTGTATATCCATATTAG ATAAAGTAAAGCAGTCTGCAAAGAATGTACCAGAAACAGTAAA TATTACCTATCGTGACATAGATACAGATACCAGTGATTCAGAAATTTCTGTGGGTGGTACACAAGATAAAGATAATCTTTCTATATTGTCATATTCACATGCATGTCCTGCACCTAAATCTTTTAAGCTAAcatcaaatgaaatttcaacaaa taCTGCATGTGAAAATAACTGTAGCAGTTCTAGTCAAAACGTCTCTGCAACATCATCAGTAAATTTTCAAGGGAGAAGTACTAATGTTGTTGCTTTGTCATTAtctgaagataaaaatatatcacaaaTAGATCAAGAAGAAAATCTATTACAAACAGATCAAGAAAAAAGTGTATTacaaaaagatcaaaaaagcGGTATATTGCAAACAGATcaggaaaaaaatgtattacaaaaagatcaaaaaaacattatattgCAAACAGATCAAGAAAAAAGTGTGTTACAaaccgatgaaaaaaaaaatgtattaaaaacagatcaagaaaaaagtatattagaaatagttcgagaaaaaaatgtgttaCAAAAAAATCAGGGGAAAAGTGCATTAGAATCaagtcaagaaaaaaatatattacaaacaaCTAAAGATAAAAACTTTCAAAGTATGCAAGTATCGATTTCAAGTAGCAAGATTGATTTGATCTTGATCGATAGTGATGAAGATGACATTGAA ATCATTAGTACTTCAAAAAGATTAAACATTGAAAATCTTACTAGCTATGATtcaaaaactaaaataaataatttggatCAATCCAAaagtatttcatttattcaatCAGAGATGGctggaaagagaaataatgaaattaaagaggaaagaaaattttcag GAAATGAAAACCATAGGAATTTTGATAATTCATCTGTTATGAATATCAAGATTACTAATGTAACATCTGTATCGCCTGAAGTTTTTGAAAATGTACCTGATCTGAAAAGTTCAGGTAATCGTAAATTAAATTCTAGTCCTTCAATGAACTTTAGTAATACCGAAGATTTTCAAACTAAAAATACAAGACTATCATCTTCGAAATGTCACTGTAATGAAGTTGGAATAAACTCAAAAAGAAAGCACGAAacaaatatatgtgtaattgGAACTCATACGAATGGAATAAAGACTGTGGTGATagataaatctaaaaaagtgaaagtaaatgatttagaagaaaatatgaaagctTCATGTAGCGCTATTTCCTATAATGAAGCTAAActgcaaaataaaaatccgATTAATGTAGAATTGTCGCAAAAAAGTATGGAAGATAGAAGTACCTACATGAATCAACAAATTTTTGAGTCAAGTAattatagaaagaataaaatttctcataAAAGCAAtactacaaatatatttccttCAAAGCTGCAATTAACAAATCATAACATAACAGAAAGCCAAATTAACAATACTTCATCATTGATTTCTGATCAATCTACTAGTGCAGATGTAATTGTTACTCATGTTCGGAATAGTAATACATACCAATCATTGAACACAGAACAAAATTTTACTAACAGAAAAATGTCATCTCAAAATTCTGATGGTTTGGGAATTAAAGATGAAATACGATCCATTTTGAGACAG TGCGACGGGAATGCAGGCACCAGTTTTGCTAATGAATCAACAGACGACCATGCCAGAACAAAAGATGATCGGATTCATCCAAAAGGAGCAtcagttaaaagaaaatggacAAAATTATTACAGCCTTCAGACTTCAGAGGAAATGGCTGTGATGAACA TATCCCATCAAATGCGTGCAGTGTGTTCTCCGAAATTGCAAGTAACCCTAACGCCTGTGATAGACCTAGACTGATACCAGAATCAGTACAATTACAAGATCTTAAATTTAAAGTTCGTGATTCGAATAATGTAcag atGATCTTATATGACACGTTttctgtaaatattaaaacggaTACTGCCACGAAGAATCATGTAAAAGATTCTTCGACGTCCATAGGAGTATCAAACATGAGAAATGCATTATTGGAAATGAACGACGAATCAACAGTTGCTACTTGCAGCCGCACTTCAAATCCGTATAATCCTCATTTAATTAGTGATAAAGATAAGCATACTTCCGATACAATT TATAGTAAACGCATTCGACGATAA